In Hydractinia symbiolongicarpus strain clone_291-10 chromosome 4, HSymV2.1, whole genome shotgun sequence, the following proteins share a genomic window:
- the LOC130640693 gene encoding fucolectin-like, with protein MTGEGYIHLEYENTKYKTITEISSCPSLLTCVQKCRLKNLDVDYKDGKCYCVIVAGNTDGEENQNKEKAAEVYSAVKDPSSYLENEHQPAPINLSRGKPARQSSVEGGGDASRGVDGNKNGHMNARSCFHTLHNQTDPWWEVELLQNAVITNVVLYPRTDCCHLRANTLKLLVRFANQDSWNLCASIEKLGAKPFDQKCDQRVVGGIFRIIQHNTEPLHLCEVEVFGYFL; from the exons ATGACTGGAGAAGGCTATATACATCTAGAATAcgaaaatacaaaatacaagACGATAACAGAGATTTCTTCTTGTCCTTCACTGCTAACATGCGTTCAAAAATGTCGATTGAAAAATTTGGATGTTGATTATAAGGACGGAAAATGCTACTGCGTTATTGTTGCTGGAAACACAGATGGCGAAGAAAACCAGAATAAAGAAAAAGCAGCAGAAGTTTATTCCGCAGTAAAAGAT CCTTCGAGTTATTTGGAAAACGAACATCAACCAG CCCCAATTAATCTGTCGCGTGGAAAACCGGCAAGACAATCAAGCGTAGAAGGCGGTGGGGATGCATCACGTGGAGTGGATGGAAACAAAAATGGTCACATGAACGCCAGATCGTGTTTTCACACACTTCATAACCAAACAGACCCTTGGTGGGAGGTCGAACTTCTTCAGAATGCTGTAATAACGAATGTTGTTCTATATCCTCGTACTGATTGTTGTCATTTAAGAGCAAATACTTTGAAACTGCTGGTGAGGTTTGCTAATCAAGATTCCTGGAATTTGTGTGCATCTATCGAAAAACTGGGTGCGAAACCATTTGATCAAAAATGCGATCAACGTGTGGTTGGCGGTATTTTTCGAATTATACAACATAATACAGAACCTCTTCATTTGTGTGAAGTTGAGGTATTCGGGTACTTTTTATAA